From ANME-2 cluster archaeon:
AAGGAGAAATCAAAGAGAACTTTTTGGATTCTCTGGCAGAAGAAACAAAAAAACGTCTTGACACCAACACAACAATCAAATTTGATGTATCGACAGTATTTGAAGATGTGTTCAATGAAGAGAGAAAGGAATGGCAAATAGTTGCTTTTATGGATTACTATGAACTTATTGAGAAATTGATTGATAGAAAAATCTGAGTTATTTATAGCCAAATCGATACACGCCCTTAAACCAAAAATATGAACCTACAAGACCTCATCAAAACTGGAGAATCCAACACCGTCGAATTCAAAGAAAAATTCGATGAGCAAACCATTGAATCAGCAGTAGCTTTCGCTAACACAAAGGGCGGCATAATCTTCATAGGTGTATCTGATAAAAACAATATCAAAGGCATAAAAGTTGGAAAAGAAACACTCAACCAGTGGACAAATCAAATTTCTCAAAGCACAGACCCCCGCATAATACCTGAACTGGAAAAGATCAAAGTCGATGGAAAAACTGTCATAGCAGTGAAAATTAAAGAAAATCCAATCAAACCCATATCAAAAAAAGGCAGATGCCTCAAAAGAGTGGACAGTAGCAATCGTGCCA
This genomic window contains:
- a CDS encoding ATP-binding protein, yielding MNLQDLIKTGESNTVEFKEKFDEQTIESAVAFANTKGGIIFIGVSDKNNIKGIKVGKETLNQWTNQISQSTDPRIIPELEKIKVDGKTVIAVKIKENPIKPISKKGRCLKRVDSSNRAMSAQEVAQMHLHSTGMSWDKYLAKDASLEDIDLDDGVVVNYAKFEGLWGRYEYG